Genomic DNA from Leptotrichia wadei:
CTTTTATTATTTGTAGTATCGTGTGGAACAAAGGAATTTAGTGTTGATGTGGATGGAAAAGGGAAAGTTCCTGACTTTGAATTGAAGGATCTTAATGGTAAAAGTGCTAATCTTGGTAAAATTATGAAAAATGGGAAAAAGACTTTGTTTATTATAGCTGCTGAATGGTGCCCTCATTGCAAGGAAGAATTGCCTGAAGTTCAAAAATTTTATGATGCAAATAAAGATAAAGTAAATGTGATTGTAGTATTTACAAATAATAATACTAATCTTGGGAAAACTCAAACTTATGTAAAGGATAATGAATATACTTTCCCAGCATATTATGATGAAGATGGAA
This window encodes:
- a CDS encoding TlpA family protein disulfide reductase; translation: MKKIILMISMLLLFVVSCGTKEFSVDVDGKGKVPDFELKDLNGKSANLGKIMKNGKKTLFIIAAEWCPHCKEELPEVQKFYDANKDKVNVIVVFTNNNTNLGKTQTYVKDNEYTFPAYYDEDGTVTRGFAVDGFPFNLKINNGKVDEKLELPVDFDSLTASFGK